CCAAGGAGACCGATAAATGAAAGTTACTTCTGTTCTCGCCGCTACGGCTGCCGTGTCGCTCGCCGCGACTCCGGTCGTTGCCCAGAGCGTCCAGGCCGATCGTGCCTCCGCTCCGGTTTCCGACGAAAGCGAGCTCGGTGGCGGTTCCGGCATCATCATCGGCCTCGTTGCTGCTGCGGCGGTGATCGCCGGCATCATCATCGCTGCCGACAACGAAGATGACGATGCGCCCGCCAGCCCGTAAGCTGCGAGCAAATTGATAGAGAAAGCGGGGCCTTCTGGCCCCGTTTTTTTTGCGCCTGTTCCGGCGCGGTACAGATGTGGCGATTGCAAAGATCGCGCCTCGTCTCCTCCAGGCCAAGCTCGGTTCGAGCTTCTCTGAAGGGGGCGCATACTCCTGAGTGCGATGAGCCGACCTTCGATCCGAAAGAACGCGAGGTAGAGGATGATCGCCAACGCCGCGAACGCGAGCGCTCCGACATGCGAATTCGCGAATCACTTCCTGGCTAGGTGGCGGCAGGTTCCTCGCCCTCTTCCCGGACCTTACGCTTCTCGCTGAAGAACATGATGAGCAGCGAGCCTTCGAAGAGCAGCAGCAGCGGCACGGCCAGCAATAGCTGGGATCCCGGATCGGGCGGGGTCAGGATTGCCGCCGCGGCGAACACGCCGACGACCACGTAGCGGCGGGCCCCGGACAATTGCTTACGGGACACAATTCCTGCGCGGTTCAGCAGTAGCAACAGGATCGGCAGCAGGAAGCTGATCCCGAATGCCAGGATGAACTGCATGACGAGGTCGAGATAATCCCCAGCTGCGGGAAGTGCTTCCATCTGCACCCCGCCCGCTTCACCCTGGAAGCCGAGGAACCAGACGAAGGCTAGCGGCATCACCACGTAATAGGCCAGCGCCGCGCCGGCCGTGAACAGGATCGGGGTCGCGAGGAGGAAGGGCAGGAACGCCTTCTTCTCCCTGGCATAGAGGCCGGGCGCGACGAATGCCCAAAGCTGGTTGGCGATGATCGGGAAGCTGATGCAGAACGCTGCGAACAGGGCCACCTTCAGTTCGACGAAGAAGGCCTCGTACAGCTTGGTGTAGATCAGCCTGCCCTCGCCCGGCGGAAACGCTGCGTGCAGCGGTCGCACGAGGAAACCGTAGATGTCGTTGGCGAAATAGAGGCACACGCCGAAGGCGAGTATCAGCGCGATGACGCAGCGGACCAGCCGCCCGCGCAGTTCCACCAGGTGATCGAGCAGCGGAGCCTGCGTTTCGTCGATATCGCGAAGTCCCAGCGCCATTGCCCTCAATCCGCCTTGGGCTTGTCGAGCGGGAGCGCCGGCTGATCGGCCGCATTGTCGTCCGCGTCGGACTGGCTCGTCTCGGCCTTATCGGCCTTGGGCGCCGCGCGCGATTCGGCTGTCGGAAGCGCGCCCATCTCGCCTTCCGGCGTTTCGGCCATAATTTTGGCGTTCTTCTCTTTCCACTTGCGCTCCATTTCCTCCATCTCGGCCTCGCGCACCATGGCGTCGAAACCGGCCCGGAAATGGGCGGACGTGCGGCGGATCTTGCCGACCCAGCGGCCTGCCGTGCGCAGCGCGCCGGGCATGTCCTTGGGTCCGATCACGATAATCGCGACCACGATTATGAGCAGGAGCTCGGTAGCGCCGACGTCGAACATGGGCTGTCAGAGCCCCTTTTCGAAAAGATCAGGACTGACGATCGGCGGGGTTCGTCTCGTTCACCGTTTCGCCCGCGGGCTTGGCCGCATGGGACGGACCCTCGATCCGGGCAGCAGGCTGGCTATCCGGCTCGTCGTCTTCGGCGAGCCCCTTCTTGAAGCTTTTCACGCCCTTGCCGAGATCGCCGAGCATGCCGGAGATCTTGCCCCCGCCGAACAGGACGAGGACCAGAAGGGCCACGATAAGGATTTGCCAGACGCCGATACCACCCATGGGGA
This genomic interval from Qipengyuania sp. JC766 contains the following:
- the tatB gene encoding Sec-independent protein translocase protein TatB, encoding MFDVGATELLLIIVVAIIVIGPKDMPGALRTAGRWVGKIRRTSAHFRAGFDAMVREAEMEEMERKWKEKNAKIMAETPEGEMGALPTAESRAAPKADKAETSQSDADDNAADQPALPLDKPKAD
- a CDS encoding twin-arginine translocase TatA/TatE family subunit, whose product is MGGIGVWQILIVALLVLVLFGGGKISGMLGDLGKGVKSFKKGLAEDDEPDSQPAARIEGPSHAAKPAGETVNETNPADRQS
- the tatC gene encoding twin-arginine translocase subunit TatC; this encodes MALGLRDIDETQAPLLDHLVELRGRLVRCVIALILAFGVCLYFANDIYGFLVRPLHAAFPPGEGRLIYTKLYEAFFVELKVALFAAFCISFPIIANQLWAFVAPGLYAREKKAFLPFLLATPILFTAGAALAYYVVMPLAFVWFLGFQGEAGGVQMEALPAAGDYLDLVMQFILAFGISFLLPILLLLLNRAGIVSRKQLSGARRYVVVGVFAAAAILTPPDPGSQLLLAVPLLLLFEGSLLIMFFSEKRKVREEGEEPAAT